From Agromyces sp. SYSU T00194, a single genomic window includes:
- a CDS encoding ATP-binding protein — translation MRIAAEAPVLLGRERELERLLALVGRARNRTGGAVVVRGEAGIGKTTLLGELEHRASGVRVLRVDGYEAEQSMPYAALQRLGGPLARHLRSVPAGQAAALRIAAGLDDGPPPDRFQVGLGTLSLLAAAGEAEPLLCVVDDAHQLDPESLEVLAFVARRLQAESVALVLAVRPESSVAHALAGVPALELDGLATPEAVRLLSRSASEPIDPYLAARVAAETGGNPLALVDLAHAASAGALTAWAVAEAPVPIGERLEAHYARQLESLPADTRRWLLVAAAESTGDAVTIEAAAELLGLGADAAAPAERAGLVSVREVVLFRHPLVRSAAHASMPVGDRRRAHRALALVAERAGRAASAAWHAAVAVAGTDEAIAEQLVQAADSAGGRGGTASRARLLARAADLTPPGPGRDRRLLDAADAAAAAGAAQFALELAATPEPQRLDEVGRGRVLALRAVLALFIGEADGITGGSAMMLEAADLFHADDPEREQRALLTAFELSLTTEWMLRGTTLPELGARIGAGVGVADGELAVVLGALEAHILRPYDESAPRLRSALDMLETWDGARLGEFITVAVASSMALWDDRVSLELPRRAIRAARDAGELRALDANLWLLGLIELAVGDLVACGRTIEQVRELRRAMGYDAEQVVNAAYLAWVGAPLAQVEAMAEGAAASGWGGVWSITMHAVAVRLIAEGHYRDAFERLEPMVARNFLQVTYRHLPDYVEAGARAGRPELVRSALAKLEHQAAVSGMPWIRGIAARSAAILASDEDAEPLYLEAIAQLRTTVAVADLGRAHLVYGEWLRRMKRRREAREQLREALAIFERAGAVAFAERARTELAATGEHVPHREPGAEAGLTPRESTIAGLAAAGRTNAEIGATLFVSANTVDYHLRKVFRKLGVTSRRQLAERMPRG, via the coding sequence GTGCGCATAGCTGCGGAAGCCCCTGTCCTGCTCGGCCGCGAGCGCGAACTCGAACGACTCCTCGCCCTCGTCGGTCGCGCGCGCAATCGCACCGGCGGTGCAGTCGTCGTGCGGGGCGAGGCGGGCATCGGGAAGACCACCCTGCTCGGCGAGCTGGAGCATCGGGCGAGCGGCGTGCGCGTGCTGCGCGTCGACGGGTACGAGGCCGAGCAGTCGATGCCGTACGCCGCGCTCCAGCGACTCGGCGGCCCGCTCGCGCGCCACCTCAGGTCGGTGCCCGCGGGCCAGGCGGCCGCCCTGCGCATCGCTGCGGGGCTCGACGACGGCCCCCCGCCCGACCGCTTCCAGGTGGGGCTCGGCACGCTCTCGCTGCTCGCCGCCGCAGGGGAGGCCGAGCCGCTGCTCTGCGTCGTCGACGACGCGCACCAGCTCGACCCCGAGTCGCTCGAGGTGCTCGCCTTCGTCGCCCGGCGCCTGCAGGCCGAATCGGTGGCGCTGGTGCTCGCGGTGCGGCCCGAGTCATCGGTCGCGCACGCGCTCGCGGGCGTGCCGGCCCTGGAGCTCGACGGACTCGCCACCCCGGAGGCCGTCCGCCTGCTGAGCCGTTCGGCGAGCGAGCCGATCGACCCGTACCTGGCCGCCCGGGTCGCCGCGGAGACGGGCGGCAACCCGCTCGCGCTCGTCGACCTCGCGCACGCCGCGTCGGCCGGAGCGCTCACCGCGTGGGCCGTCGCCGAGGCGCCCGTGCCGATCGGGGAGCGCCTCGAGGCGCACTACGCGCGGCAGCTCGAGTCGTTGCCCGCCGATACGCGTCGGTGGTTGCTCGTCGCGGCGGCCGAATCGACCGGCGACGCCGTGACGATCGAGGCGGCAGCCGAGCTGCTCGGCCTGGGGGCGGATGCCGCTGCGCCGGCCGAGCGCGCAGGGCTCGTGTCCGTGCGCGAGGTCGTCCTGTTCCGTCATCCGCTCGTGCGCTCGGCGGCGCATGCCTCGATGCCCGTGGGCGACCGTCGCCGCGCGCACCGGGCGCTCGCCCTCGTGGCGGAGCGCGCCGGTCGCGCGGCGTCCGCGGCCTGGCACGCCGCTGTCGCGGTCGCCGGCACCGACGAGGCGATCGCCGAGCAGCTCGTGCAGGCGGCCGACTCGGCCGGCGGTCGCGGCGGCACGGCGTCGCGCGCGCGGCTGCTGGCCCGTGCGGCCGACCTCACCCCGCCCGGGCCGGGACGCGACCGGCGGCTGCTCGACGCCGCCGACGCGGCGGCTGCGGCCGGGGCCGCGCAGTTCGCGCTGGAACTCGCGGCCACGCCCGAACCGCAGCGCCTCGACGAGGTCGGGCGCGGGCGCGTGCTCGCGCTCCGCGCGGTGCTCGCCCTGTTCATCGGCGAGGCAGACGGCATCACGGGGGGCTCGGCCATGATGCTCGAGGCCGCCGACCTCTTCCACGCGGACGATCCCGAGCGCGAGCAGCGCGCCCTGCTCACCGCGTTCGAGCTGTCGCTCACCACCGAGTGGATGCTGCGGGGCACGACGCTGCCCGAGCTCGGCGCGCGCATCGGTGCGGGCGTCGGCGTCGCCGACGGCGAGCTCGCGGTCGTGCTCGGGGCGCTCGAAGCCCACATCCTGCGACCGTACGACGAGTCGGCGCCGAGGCTCCGGTCCGCGCTCGACATGCTCGAGACGTGGGACGGCGCCCGGCTCGGCGAGTTCATCACCGTGGCGGTCGCCTCCTCGATGGCGCTGTGGGACGACCGTGTGAGCCTCGAGCTGCCCCGCCGCGCGATCCGGGCCGCTCGCGACGCCGGTGAGCTGCGCGCGCTCGACGCGAACCTGTGGCTGCTCGGGCTGATCGAACTCGCCGTCGGCGACCTGGTCGCGTGCGGCCGCACGATCGAACAGGTGCGCGAGCTGCGGCGGGCGATGGGGTACGACGCCGAGCAGGTGGTCAACGCCGCCTACCTGGCGTGGGTCGGTGCCCCGCTGGCGCAGGTCGAGGCGATGGCGGAGGGCGCCGCGGCGTCGGGCTGGGGCGGCGTCTGGTCGATCACGATGCACGCCGTCGCCGTGCGGCTCATCGCCGAGGGGCACTACCGCGACGCGTTCGAACGGCTGGAGCCGATGGTCGCTCGGAACTTCCTGCAGGTGACGTACCGGCACCTGCCCGACTACGTCGAAGCGGGCGCGCGCGCCGGCCGGCCCGAGCTCGTGCGCTCCGCGCTCGCGAAGCTCGAGCATCAGGCGGCGGTGAGCGGCATGCCGTGGATCCGCGGCATCGCGGCGCGGTCTGCGGCGATCCTGGCGTCCGACGAGGATGCGGAGCCGCTGTACCTCGAGGCGATCGCGCAACTGCGCACGACCGTCGCGGTCGCCGACCTCGGACGCGCACACCTCGTGTACGGGGAGTGGCTGCGGCGCATGAAGCGCCGCCGCGAGGCGCGCGAGCAGCTGCGCGAGGCGCTGGCGATCTTCGAGCGCGCGGGCGCGGTCGCCTTCGCCGAGCGCGCTCGCACCGAGCTCGCGGCGACCGGGGAGCACGTGCCCCACCGGGAGCCGGGCGCCGAGGCCGGGCTCACCCCGCGCGAGTCGACCATCGCCGGGCTCGCTGCCGCCGGCCGCACCAACGCCGAGATCGGCGCGACCCTCTTCGTCAGCGCGAACACGGTCGACTACCACCTGCGCAAGGTGTTCCGGAAGCTCGGCGTCACCTCGCGGCGCCAGCTCGCCGAGCGGATGCCCCGGGGCTGA
- a CDS encoding alpha/beta fold hydrolase: protein MPYVTTDDGAEIFYTDWGSGSPVILSHGWPLNSDAWAAAARFLADHGHRAIAHDRRGHGRSSRTWDGNEMDTYADDLACLIDHLDLTDLALVGHSTGGGEITHYLGRHGSARVSKLVLVSAVPPLMLRTDDNPEGLPIDVFDGIRAGEASDRAQLYRDLADGPFFGHNRNNDVSQGVRDAFWVQSMACGHRAAYECIAAFSATDFRDDLASIDVPTLVIHGDDDQIVPFEVGGARSAALVDGAQLLVYADGAHGLPDTDRDRLHADLLAFIDS from the coding sequence ATGCCCTACGTCACCACCGATGACGGCGCCGAGATCTTCTACACCGACTGGGGGTCCGGGTCGCCCGTGATCCTGAGCCACGGCTGGCCCCTGAACTCCGACGCGTGGGCGGCCGCCGCCCGCTTCCTCGCCGACCACGGCCACCGCGCGATCGCGCACGACCGGCGCGGCCACGGGCGCTCCAGCCGCACCTGGGACGGCAACGAGATGGACACCTACGCCGACGACCTCGCCTGCCTCATCGACCACCTCGACCTGACCGACCTCGCCCTCGTCGGTCACTCGACCGGCGGCGGCGAGATCACCCACTACCTCGGCCGGCACGGCAGCGCGCGGGTCTCGAAGCTCGTGCTCGTCTCGGCGGTGCCGCCGCTGATGCTGCGCACCGACGACAACCCGGAGGGCCTGCCGATCGACGTGTTCGACGGGATCCGCGCCGGCGAGGCATCCGATCGCGCCCAGCTCTACCGCGACCTCGCCGACGGGCCGTTCTTCGGCCACAACCGCAACAACGACGTCTCGCAGGGCGTGCGCGACGCGTTCTGGGTGCAGTCGATGGCGTGCGGGCACCGCGCCGCGTACGAGTGCATCGCGGCGTTCTCGGCGACGGACTTCCGCGACGACCTCGCGAGCATCGACGTGCCGACGCTCGTGATCCACGGCGACGACGACCAGATCGTTCCGTTCGAGGTCGGCGGCGCGCGTTCGGCCGCACTGGTCGACGGCGCGCAGCTGCTCGTCTACGCGGACGGCGCGCACGGCCTCCCCGACACCGACCGCGATCGGCTGCACGCCGACCTCCTCGCCTTCATCGACTCCTGA
- a CDS encoding alpha/beta hydrolase: MTDTTPAPAPDAPDTIVLVHGLWMTPRSWEGWKAHFEAKGYTVLTPAYPGFEIEVEALREQPEVIANLTVPETVDHLAGVIEALPKPPIIMGHSFGGTLTQLLLARGLGASAVVVDSAPTEGVRVTPLSQAKSLFPALKNPATRHQAVAFTPEEFHYAFTNTLSREESDAVWQKYAIGAPGNWIWAYGLLANFTPGHQETWVDYAADRAPLLFIGGGADHIMPPSVNRSNAKHYAKSPAVTEYVEFAGRSHWTCAEPGWEAVADRALEWALEHARPAVAATA; this comes from the coding sequence ATGACCGACACCACCCCCGCCCCCGCGCCCGACGCACCCGACACCATCGTGCTCGTGCACGGACTCTGGATGACCCCGCGCAGCTGGGAGGGCTGGAAGGCCCACTTCGAGGCGAAGGGCTACACCGTGCTCACGCCCGCCTATCCCGGGTTCGAGATCGAGGTCGAGGCGCTGCGCGAGCAGCCCGAGGTCATCGCGAACCTCACCGTGCCCGAGACCGTCGACCACCTCGCCGGCGTGATCGAGGCGCTGCCGAAGCCGCCCATCATCATGGGGCACTCGTTCGGCGGCACGCTCACGCAGCTGCTGCTCGCACGCGGGCTCGGGGCATCCGCCGTCGTCGTCGACTCGGCGCCGACCGAGGGGGTGCGCGTGACGCCGCTGTCGCAGGCGAAGTCGCTCTTCCCGGCGCTGAAGAACCCGGCGACCCGGCACCAGGCGGTCGCCTTCACGCCCGAGGAGTTCCACTACGCCTTCACGAACACGCTCAGTCGCGAGGAGTCCGACGCGGTGTGGCAGAAGTACGCGATCGGCGCGCCCGGCAACTGGATCTGGGCGTACGGGCTGCTCGCGAACTTCACGCCCGGCCACCAGGAGACGTGGGTCGACTACGCGGCCGACCGCGCGCCGCTGCTGTTCATCGGCGGCGGTGCCGACCACATCATGCCGCCATCGGTGAACAGGTCGAACGCGAAGCACTACGCCAAGTCGCCGGCCGTCACCGAGTACGTCGAGTTCGCCGGGCGGTCGCACTGGACCTGCGCCGAGCCCGGCTGGGAGGCCGTCGCCGACCGCGCGCTCGAGTGGGCGCTGGAGCACGCACGGCCGGCGGTCGCGGCGACCGCGTAG
- a CDS encoding nitroreductase/quinone reductase family protein, whose product MAFAPTANGTRGPHARHHGWLDRKSSEWMVRRTAAADGHAMGSDVIVMVTEGRKTGLERKTPVGWYASDDGWIVVASASGSREHPQWYRNIAAHPDHVAVETGGEHIPVDVAQLAGHERDDAWERIIETRPSFDRVRAKTDREFPILRLTRRAVP is encoded by the coding sequence ATGGCATTCGCACCCACGGCGAACGGTACGCGGGGGCCGCACGCGCGGCACCACGGCTGGCTCGACCGGAAGAGTTCCGAGTGGATGGTGCGCCGCACCGCGGCGGCCGACGGGCACGCGATGGGGTCCGACGTGATCGTGATGGTCACGGAGGGCCGGAAGACCGGACTCGAGCGGAAGACGCCCGTCGGCTGGTACGCGTCGGACGACGGCTGGATCGTCGTGGCATCCGCAAGCGGATCGCGGGAGCATCCGCAGTGGTACCGCAACATCGCGGCGCATCCCGACCACGTCGCCGTGGAGACGGGCGGCGAGCACATCCCCGTCGACGTGGCGCAGCTCGCCGGGCACGAGCGCGACGATGCGTGGGAGCGCATCATCGAGACCCGGCCGAGCTTCGACCGGGTGCGGGCGAAGACCGACCGCGAGTTCCCGATCCTGCGGCTGACGCGCCGCGCAGTGCCATAG
- a CDS encoding Lrp/AsnC family transcriptional regulator: MDAIDPLDARILLALDDEPDATILTLSRRLGIARNTAHARLRRLADRGVLGKTSRRIDPAALGLRLTAFISLEARQSDAPATEAELVRIPEVVEVHSTTGDADYLLKVVARDTSDLRRITAEILAIDGVVRSGTVISLDEVIGPRVSALLERIAAG, from the coding sequence ATGGACGCGATCGACCCGCTCGACGCCCGCATCCTCCTCGCACTGGACGACGAGCCGGATGCGACGATCCTCACGCTCTCCCGCCGCCTCGGCATCGCCCGCAACACGGCGCACGCGCGCCTCCGGCGCCTGGCCGATCGCGGCGTGCTCGGGAAGACGAGCCGCCGCATCGACCCGGCCGCGCTCGGACTGAGGCTCACCGCGTTCATCTCGCTCGAGGCGCGCCAGTCGGACGCCCCTGCGACCGAGGCGGAGCTCGTGCGCATCCCCGAGGTGGTCGAGGTCCACTCCACGACCGGCGACGCCGACTACCTGCTGAAGGTCGTCGCGCGCGACACGTCCGACCTGCGCCGCATCACCGCCGAGATCCTGGCGATCGACGGCGTGGTGCGCTCCGGCACGGTCATCTCCCTCGACGAGGTGATCGGCCCGCGGGTCTCCGCACTGCTGGAGCGCATCGCCGCCGGATGA
- a CDS encoding YitT family protein, which produces MTSDAPASADARPAAPAVPAAPAAPATPAAPRHSALDDVTGMATGIFVASLGLFLLNSAEMVTGGTAGLSLLIGYATGIPFGIVFLLVNAPFFVLAALRKGWRFTVKTAIAIVSVSLLSSLHPLAMPGFAIDPLYGAIAGNLLAGIGLLVLFRHGASLGGYNVVALLAQERLGWRAGYVQMAFDLVTVLAAIATIAPLGLAYSLLGAALLNLVLALNHRPGRYFGA; this is translated from the coding sequence ATGACGTCCGATGCGCCCGCCTCCGCCGATGCCCGTCCCGCCGCGCCCGCCGTGCCGGCCGCTCCGGCCGCTCCGGCGACGCCCGCCGCGCCGCGTCACTCCGCCCTGGACGACGTCACGGGCATGGCGACCGGCATCTTCGTGGCATCCCTCGGCCTCTTCCTCCTGAACTCCGCCGAGATGGTCACGGGCGGCACGGCCGGGCTGTCGCTGCTGATCGGCTACGCCACCGGCATCCCGTTCGGCATCGTGTTCCTCCTCGTCAACGCGCCGTTCTTCGTGCTCGCGGCGCTGCGCAAGGGCTGGCGGTTCACGGTGAAGACCGCGATCGCCATCGTGTCGGTGTCGCTGCTGTCGTCGCTGCATCCGCTCGCCATGCCCGGCTTCGCGATCGACCCGCTGTACGGCGCGATCGCCGGCAACCTGCTCGCCGGCATCGGCCTGCTGGTGCTGTTCCGCCACGGCGCGAGCCTCGGCGGGTACAACGTCGTCGCGCTGCTCGCGCAGGAGCGTCTCGGGTGGCGCGCCGGCTACGTGCAGATGGCGTTCGACCTCGTCACGGTGCTCGCCGCGATCGCGACCATCGCCCCGCTGGGCCTGGCCTATTCCCTGCTCGGGGCGGCGCTGCTGAACCTCGTGCTCGCGCTGAACCACCGGCCGGGACGCTACTTCGGCGCCTGA